TATACATGTGCTACATGTGGAAACAACCTTTTCATTTGCATATGAGTAGTTCAGAGACTGTCTTCCAATCAGTTAGTGGTACAACTAAGCCAGGAACCCCAGATCTTTTACAGAAGCTTTTctttttgcgggggtgggggagcggtaacagggattgaactcaggggcactcaaccactgagccacatccccagccctattttgtattttatttagagacagggtctcactgagttgcttagcacctcaccgaggctggctttgaactctcggaCTTCTTATCTCAGCTTCcctaaccactgggattataagtgtgtgccactgtgccggcTTATTACAGGATCTTTGAGAATCCAGACATATGGTTTGTAGAATCAGAgccattttagaaataatattcatttgagacctttttaaaaaagaataaaagctatCTATCTTGGCATGTAACTTACAGTCTAGTAACCAGGAGTCCTTGAAACAGGTAGGAGCACACACATCACTGGGCATGGGAATTGGACCCAGCAAATGGTAGACATTGTCTTATCAGGTTAAACCCACAGAAAACTGGCCTGCAGTAGTATAGTAAGTTCTGCATACTGCATAATTTCAGTAATCAAGATTTCAAGATTACATCGCATGTGCATTGTATAATAAAAAGCGTTGGTTCCTCTTGGGAAACTATATTCAAACAATTTTATGAAGTCCCTTAaactctattaaaaaataataaccttatttcttatgtttctttTCAGTTGAtagttatataaaattctaaattctaaattgCATACCCTTGAAGAAATGACTGGTGTCCCACTGAGGACCAGTTTTCAAAATTGGAAATGATTACAGAGATATGGGACAATGAATAAACCATGCAGACTGTGGTGATACTTAGATTACTTCTGCTCTGAGTGGGCTGAAAAATTTcattcttgatctttttttttttttttttttaagtgttttgaagTTTTCCGagataaaagagaagagaaggtcTTGGGTAACTAACTAAAAAAAGCTCCTCTGTTCTGCGGCACTGGCTTTCTGCTTGGTGCAGGCCAGGAAAGCACTCGcccagagccacacccccagcctggcTTTCTTCTGTTGCTGACTGGAGGGATCTGAATATCAGTGATGCTTCCAAATTTTAATTTGGGGCTTAGAGGGGAAATATCTAATTCGAGTGCTGTTTTTCAGATACATTCTTTTGGCATaccatgaaatatttattcttacaCAGTCTAGAAGAAGTCCAGGGTGCTCTTCACATCAGGGAAATGGAGTGTCTCCGGATGATTGAGGAAATTGTTCGAACCAGAGCATTAGAGTCTAAAGCCTTCCAGGAAAAGGAACGTCTGAGATCAAAACTGGAAGAGATGTATGAAGAGAGTGAGAGAAGGTCCCAGGTGTGTTAGCGTGGGGACTTCTCACGGTTCTTAGGACACTTAAATAAATACAACTAATCCACACAAGCTCAGTTCTGTGATTGCATGTCCTTGCTTCCACGTTTCTCTCATGTACACAGAGGTGTGTGGCCACAGAAGCTGGGGATCTGGACTCTCACTTCCTGTGTTCTTGGAGGGCAAGAAGTAATGTAATTTTGAAAGTTCTGCTTCTCGTTTACCTCCTTGGGGTGATTTTCCTGCAGGAGATGACGATGCTAAGGAAGCAGGTGGAATTTCTCACTGAGGAGAATGGGAAGCTGGTGGGCCACCAAAACCTGCATCAGAAGATTCAATACGTAGTGCGACTGAAGAAGGAAAATGTCAGGCTTGTCGAGGTACACTGAAAAGCATTCTGAATAAATTCACTCTGAATTCAAAGTGATTCTCTtggtaaaattaattaaaatttaatgactGCGTCAATTAACAGCTTCAGAGAACTtcctaaattcaaaataattctgTTCATTACTAATCTGACATAATTGAATCAGTTAAAATTCTCATAAATGCCAGTTTTTGTTTGTTGAGtagtttaaaaatcaaacattctAATCTTAATTTGAAATATAAACGTAATAAATGGTAAGAATAACTCCTCCTGTACTCCTGAAAGAATTagggctttaattttttttcttttaattcttttttttcttttttttaaattacttataggAGTCAGAAAAGTTGCgtgctgaaaatatatttttaaaggaaaagaaaaagagtgaatCCTAAGGATCCTGGTCAACTACCAAGGCATCATCTTGtttggagatttttattttttatttttctcaaaagtaaGACATAGTCTTGTCTACTTAGCAGAGCTGAATTTGAGGATCTTAATTATGACATGTGTATAGGGGGGCAGAAAATGACCCTTGAGTTTTCTAATGAACATACTGTATACAGGTACACCTGTGACAGTATGCAGCATACTATTAAGGGTGCTACGTCTCCATTTTCAGACTTGAAATTGGTTGTAAATACTGAAAAAAcccttttgtctttaaaataagaaCCTGTAGCTAAGGTTTGCAGTAGCTGTTAGATCATTTTCTTCTCAGGTAATCTCCTTTGATTCTTGTGGCAGCTCTAACAATATATGGTGGTTCAGTAACTTTCAGTGAAGCTAATGGTTGGTTTTGTAGTGAATTTGTTAATATagttgtgtggtttttttttttttttttgtattctttattctCATGAGCATTTTCTATGATtgtaaatattgaacatttttcaaataaagtctttaaaaaacaatgaagtgTCTTAGATTGTTTATTCCCTGGTTATTCAGCATATACTTAGTGGAGCTCCTACTGGATGCCAGGCTCTGCTCATCAGTGAACAAAGCAAATACAAactcctgccctcaaggagcttctGTGTATTGgaacttaattctttttttattgagaataatactccattatatgaatatgtcacattTTATATATCTCTTCATCAGGTgatggacatttgaattgtttccaacTTGGAAATAATGTCACTGTAAATATGTAAATCTTGGTGTGGACATAGGATTCAtatctaggaatggaattgctagGTCATCTGTGAAGCAAGTGTCTAACTTTCTAGACATTGCTTACCTTTTCCAAATATACCATTTGGCTGTGCCATTTTACAGTCCCAGAGCCATCTTTCTACAGCTATCCTCGTAGGTCTGTACTGGTATATCACTTGTATTTCCCTGGTGACTAAGgcttttcaacattttttcatattggGGAATACTACTACTGAGCAATACAAGGGACAAACTGATCCCTCACAACACATGCTAAATAAAAGATACCAGACCCAAAGGACTACATGTATATCACACGCTTTTGTTTATGTAAAATGttcagaaaatgcaaaacaatggGAAGCAGATCATTGGTTGCTTGGCTTGGTGTATGAAAGACTGTATGGCATGAGGGAACTTTTTCAAGTGACAGAAATGTAGTTTGTGCACATGGCTACGCAACTCTAAATTACTAAAGATTGAATTGTATACTTGAGTGAATTTGGCCAAGCATGGTCATACACACccagacacttgggaggctgaggtaggaggactccAAATCCATGACCATCCTAAgccaacttatcaagaccctatctcaaaataaaaattgtgctggggatgaagctcaatgTTAGAAAACCCCTAGGTTCATCCAAAGTACcaacaaacacatacatatattgaaaaaaatttttttttaagaattggggatataactcagttgaagagcacttgcctagactgtaagaagccctggattcaatcactaaTACTGCCAAAAAGAAATCAGTGAATTTTACAGTTTTTGAGTTATACCTCTTAATAAAGCTGTAGAAAGAAGTTTAAATTTAATGTATGTTTGAAGTCTCAAGGAATAGTAGTAAATCCCTAAAAGCTGGGAATGTAAAAGGTAGCAACTGCCTTGGAGGGAGAAGGTAGAGTACTGACACTGGTAGTGAAGAGGCTTGGGTCCTTATCACCTGTGTTtagctagggctgccataaccaatgacagactgggtgacttaaagcaacagtttattttctcacagttctggggccagaagtccaaaatcaaggtgtgtTGGCCCGGAAGAGCATATGTCCCATGCCATTCTCTCAGTTCCTGATGTTGCCAACAATCCTTTGTGTTCCTTTGCTTGTAGAAGTGTCACTCCATTCACAGTATCACATACATCATGGGGTTCTCCCTACTGCTCCCCGCCTTTTatcaaacccaagaccttgtgcatgctagataaTCACCTTACCACCAAGCTGCACATGCCTCTGCACCGCTTTTCTTATGAGGACCCAGTCACACTGGATTAGATTATTGCGATTACATGTGCAAttaccctatttccaaataaagtcacgcTTACAGCTTCCAGCAGTTAAGACCTTAACCTATCTTTTTAGGGGACACAATTTAACCCGTAACATCACTCATAGCAAGGAAAGAAGACAAGGTTGTCCTCAGGACATGGAGTTAGGATTGAGAACCCAAGGAGTACAGGGATCTGGTTTTAAGCATCCAGGTTACTATGATGCTTGGAACAGGAAGGGCCTGGCCCAGATTATGTGCTCATTTGTTTGACCGAACAGAAGAAAAGACAGGGACAGAGGAATGGACACCATGAAAAGAAACGACACTGAGGCAAGGCTGGAGAAAAAAGGGGGGCAGAAGGCACTCATTGCCCAGATCACCACAGCCCCCCACCATCACCCCAGGGGCTTCACGCTTTAAAATTCCCTCTTTGCCCCCTTTTAGATTATGACATCTGGCTCTTCTAGGTGAGGAGGAGTTTAGGGTTTCCCAGAACTCAATGGGTCATTTTTTTGCTTATAAGCCatctttaagttttgttttaatttttttttttaaatgggagatTCCCCTCGTTTTCCCAGTTGAGGCAATTCTGGCTTGCATCGTTTTTTAGTAAGTTTGTCCACAGTGTATTCAAACATCTGTAGAAAGGTCACAGATGAGTTGGCCGCACTATCCAGTGCTGcagcaggaacagaaaaaggcATGTATTTTTCTGCCCTGACAAAGTCCTGTGAGGGGACATGTATGCTGCAGGATGCCCACGTGCACTTAGAACAACAGTCACTTAAAGCTTTGCTCCTCAGTGTGGTCCTTTAACCAGTAGCACTGCCACTGTCTTGGGGGAGCTCGGTAGAGCCTCAGTCCAGCTCCAGACCTCATCTGAACCTTCATTTTTAAGATTCCCAGGTAATTTGtgtgtccaggggagctcctaAGAGCAGAAACTACTTCCCAGGAGGTTGGCTGAGGATAGCTTCAATGCAATGCCCTGCATTAGGCCTTAGACACCTGAAAACAACTGAATATGTAATTAACTATCCTCAAGGAGCTGGCAGGCTAGTACAGACAGACAACCAGAGGAACCACCACAGGACTGGTGAAAATTTCAGAGCAGGTGGCTTGAAGATGCTCAACTGCTAGTCCTAGAAAAGACATTGTTTGTTCCAAGAGAACCCCTTGTACATTATGCAGTCTTGATCAGGCAGACACCACTTGATTTCCTGAAGATTCAAAGTAAGGTAGGAGTTTTGAGGGGAACATTTTTGAGCCGGGgtttactttatgtattttttctgagcttcaattttctcatctgcaaaatgggacaGTCTATACCTCATAGGAGTTATAGGGATCATCCATGATTTTATTTGAGCCACAAACCACCCTATGGGCGAAGCAAGGTGGCACACAAAGACTTCCATGAAAACTCCCAAACAGGGAACAGAGTGCTGTTGAACATTATGTGTGCTGTGAAATCATTTGTGTTTTAGAAAAGTCCCAGGCTGGCGAGGTAGTTAGCATTAGAGTGATTGAGCATGCGAGGAGGCGagggattcaattctcagcacggaagctgggggatggggtgggctggggatcccatatataaaatacttttaacattTGTACTCTATATAACTAAATATGCATAGAGAAAAAGTACTAATTTTCCTGGAGAGTGGAAATAGCATACATTCCAACAGCTCTATGATTTCaagaaaatgcaatttttaaatgacattataaAGACACATAATTGCATAGAAGATCAGAGGTGACGTTGATCTGAGCAGAGTGACTACGGACGACTTCTCACTGCCTACCCTCATGTTAACTTCCCACGTAGGGCGCaccaccctctccccaccccagcctcctttCTCAGTCCGGAGGTGTCCAGCGCCCTCTGTCGAAGCAACTCTTCATTGTACGTGTCTGGACCTAGAAAGAACAGGTGAGCGGGCAGGAAGCATGGGAGCAGGTGACTCGCGGCTCCGACGAGTCAGGACTGGGCATTAATACGCTGCGGGGGTCGGTGCAGGGCAGCGTTGTGTGGCCCGGGTTGAGGCCGCAGGTTGCAAGCGGCTGTCGTTCCGCACCCACAGCCGCCACGCGGGCCCCGGACCTGGCATCTACACTGCGGGCCTTGCACCACCCTGCGTAAGACGGGAGCTGCGGACGACGGGCTCACGTAAGCACGTCACGTGGCCGCCTCCGGAGCGTGGACCGTCACGTGGGCACGTCCTCAGCGCTCGGGCTCCGGCGGGCGGGCGCGCGGCTGACAGCCGGCGGCGGGCAGCGGGTGGCAGGCACCATGGCGGCGCGGTCGCTGCCGCAGCCACATACGCAGCCCCCTAGGGGCGCCGTGTCGGCCACCGCCTACCCCGACACGCCCGCCGAGGTGCCCCCGCACCTGCAGGCCGGCGCGATGCGGCGCCGCTTCTGGGGCGCGTTCAACTGCCTGTGCGCCGGCGCGTTCGGGGCCCTGGCCGCCGCCGCCGCTAAGCTGGCCTTCGGCAGCGAGGTGCAGCCCGGGGCGGGCGGCGGGGGGCGGCGGGCGGGCGCCGCGGGCTCCGGGGCGGGCGGGGGGCCTGCAGCCGGCGCCGCAGTGAGCCGGGCAGGCGGGAGCGGCCTCCTCCCGAGTCGCGCCGACCCGGGTCCCGCGCGGGCGGTAAGAGACGGCGGACGAGGCCTCCTCCTGACAGGTCTAAAACCTTCCCTGCGGTTGGGCTAGTTCGCTCTGGGGGAGACCgccacctcccacctctcattTTAAGTCCCCTGTGCCTCAGACTTTCTCTGCACGCGATTCCAAGGTGAGAAACCCGCTGCCCATCGCTCTTCTGTCATTATCGGGTGTTCTGGCCGGTCTACCCTATTGCCAGGAAAATTGGGCGTGTAGGGTACCCTAGGCATACGGGGATACTGGAAAGAACCGTCTGAAAATTCCCCTGAACTGagaacgcccccccccccccagggctcAGGTGTATCCCCTTCGCCTCCCATCCCTAGTCTCTGCTTGATAGAGGAGTCTCATTGCATCCCCAACCCAGAGTTGGGCTCAGACCCGACAGTCTATTTAGGGCTGTCAGCGGGAGCTGCCACGCTTACAACTGGTAGTACTGTTGGGTGTGATTCTTGTAAGTGGTCCAAAGTAAAACAAGTGACTCTGGGGACTGGGAAGTTTTTTAGTCTTTATCAGTTGCCACCCAGCCTTCATAACCCTTTATGTCAGCAGGCTGCCACTGGACCATAAGATGCGTTGTGTAAATTATAAAGAAGCactcttttgggctggggataatAGCTCAGTtagtatgcacaaagccctgagttcaatccccaacaccaccaccaccaaaaaaaaaaaaaaaaaaaaggcactcttttctcaaatatttagCTTCTGGTAAACCTAAGAGAAATAAGTAGGAGGTCTAGATCTAGATAGGCCCAATCCATGGAAGAAGCATGCATGTCTGCAGGCAGTTTCCTTATTCTCAGCCAAGCAAGAAGGTCTATATAGGTTTTGTATAGGAGGCTTCTAAAGATCCCCTTTTCTctcaaggttttcttttttctttttttttaaaaaaaaaaaaaaaggaaagaagaaagaaaaaaatctttaggtCCTTGAAGTGATGCCTGGAATGACTCACATCACTTCAGATGGTGTATCCCCAGTCAGGGCTATGTCCTGGTTAAGAGCATGAAACTACAGTGTCTAGGGTTGAATCCTATGGGCTCTCATACTGTGGCACTTTAGGCAAGTTATGCAGTGCCCCTGGTTCTTTATCTCTAAAATGAAGTTAAGGAATAAGCAAGAATGCACCAAAAACACCTGCACAGGTAAAGTCTTAGCACAAAAGAGGCCCAGGAATGCCCTGAGGAGCTGGCCTGAATGAACTTGTAACTTGGGGATTGGGGTGCCTCGTGGAGGGAGGTATGGCCAATTTGTGCCTTACCTGATCCTGGGAAGTAAGGACTCCCCCCACCCTACTTATAGCACATACCAAGTAATAACTACCAGGCCCTGTGGTCTGCAAGCGTTGGTTCCTGTGGGACCAGTAAGAGGTCTGTGTTCACTGGAAAATACTAATTCTGGGTTAGTGTTTTACTTCTGctccagggtcacacagccagcaAGAGTCTTCTCTGACTGTTCCATCTGGAAGATGGGTCTGCTGCCCACTGAGGGTTAAATGAAAACCTGCCCTAGAAAGTTTTGAGTCCCCATGGGCTATAGTGCCATCCCAGTAGGGATCTGGCTGCCACAGTTATGTCCCTGAGTGAGCTGTAAGGGGAGCTGCAGGTGGGTGGGCATGGCTGCAGCGACACTTTCTCCCACAGGTGAACATGAGCTTATGCATCTTAGGCATTATTGTGATGGCGAGCACCAATTCCCTGATGTGGACCTTCTTCAGtcggggcctcagtttctccatgtcTTCAGCCATTGCATCTGTCACAGTGACTTTTTCGAACATCCTCAGCTCAGTGAGTAGCCTGAGGGTCTGGTGCCCTTGTACTAAACCTGGGTTCTGGGTGAGTTGTCCATGAGGGACCCCTGCTTTCCCAGGGGAAAGGACGGATGTGAAGCAGAGGTTGGGCTCTGGCTGACCCCCACTTTGCTATTCCTCTAATCATGGAGCCATTAAATATGaagggttggggctagggctgtaactcaatggtagagtgcctgcctcgcaagtgtgaagcactgggtttgatcctcagcaccacataaaaataaataaatattttgtgttcatctgcaactaaaaaaatattttttaaaaatatgatggacgggttggggttgtagctcagtggctgagggcttgcctcacatgcgtgaggctctgggttcaatcctcaaccccacatacaaaaataagtaaaaaacaaagatattgtgtccatctacaacttaaaaaaaaaatatgatggacTTCTCAAGTTAGATAAGAATGCAGCCTGGCTTGGTGCTCCTTCCAGGCTGAGGACTTCTTTCTGAAGTCCCTCTGTAGCCTAGCTGTCACCTAGGCGTCTGTGAATTTGAGCATGAGCCCTGGAGGGTCCAGGTTCCTTCTGGTGGTCTGAAGTTAACAGGGCGTAGCTGAGCCCAGTCATTCCTAAAGTTCTGGGAGGAAGGCTGTGGTGGCTTAGCATGGGTCAGTGACTGCCAGGAACCATCTCTATGTTAGGTCCACCTGCCAGCCTGTGCCAGGTCTTTCTCACGTTCTCTGCTAGGGTCTAATGCTGTGAGTGAGGCGACACCCCACTTCTACTGGGGAGTCAGAGGTGAATGGAGTGAGCGGTGAAAGTGACGGCTGGGTGCGAAGCCCCAGGATGCTGGCTCTAGACCTTTGCTGCTGGCGCCTTCAGGGAGAATGTCAGCCAAAGGAGAGTGTGTTATGCCCACCCATGGAGGGCAGGTCCCTCACCGCTATCTCTTCTGCGCAGGCTTTCCTGGGCTACGTGCTGTATGGAGAGTGCCAGGAAGTCCTGTGGTGGGGAGGAGTGTTCCTCATCCTCTGTGGGCTCACCCTGATCCACAGGAAGCTCCCGCCCACTTGGAAGGCTCTACCACACAAGCAGCAGTGACACCAGCTGGCAGGACGAAGAGCTGATAAGGCCACCATGGTGCCCAGCCTTGGGTTGGTGTGCAGGATTGCTTCCAGGGGGACCTGGGTATGCAGCCTTCCTACCATTGGCCATGGGGTGATGCCAGACCAGGCAGGTCTTCGGGCCAGCCCTGCTCCCAAGGGAACAAGCCTCCGATCTCCAAGCCCTGAGTGCAGAAGCTGTTGCTTCTGTGAGGAGGAGAGGCAGTGCGGCAGTGCTCTTTCGGAGGTGTCCTCAGTCATCTGCGTAAAGTTTTGATTCTCATGTTCCTGAGCCCGGGCGGATGCTGAGCTCCTGGGTTGCTCAGCTTCATGTATGGTGCCTGAAATCACACTGTAACTATAGTTCTGTTGTCCAAGGCCGTCACAAACCTCTAGTGTCAGTGACTGGTGGGGCTTTCTGACAACTCCGTGCCGACTTATAGGCCATCTATGTCATGCTTATGTATTATGGCAAGCAAAAGGAAACCTGAgttaataaataacttttttttgtaAGTTAAAACTATCAGAATGGAATcttaattctttccttccttctggagTTAGAGAGAGCAGCCAGGGTGAGCTGAACTTCCAGAGTGGGGCAGGTGGAGAGGGACAAGCATGGAGGTTCTGCCTGGTAGTGCCTGGCTGCTCTGTTGCCTGTGTTCCTTCTGGAGTCTGCCAGGCCAGCGCTTGACATTCGGCCATTCTCTCAAGGAGGAAAGTTGGATCTCATTTCGGAGCCCTCGTTCATTTTCCATATCAGGAAAGAAACCTGGGCTAAAGGTTGGCCCCACCCTTTGGTCTCCTCTGTCCATTGTTTCCCTTCAGTTTTTTTGCTAACTTATATCTTGTGAATGTAATTCCTAGCTCAGAATAGTCTGGCACTGCCATTTTTCTCTCCGTGCACAGCATTAACCTGCACTCACCTGCTCCAGCTCTTTGCTGGGGTTCCCCCTGACCCTTCACCAGTCCCCTGAGCCTGATCCCCAACTGGGCTTCTTCATACATTCCTTGCAGATGAGAGGGCCCTGATGTCCTGTCCAGGACAGAGGAAGCTGGTCTAGGCTCCTCCTCTGGCACAGTACCTCTGTggctctcctctccttctccaaCAGTCTCACGGCTCTGGCTAACTGGGGTTGGCCCTCACCTACCACTCCAACAAGGGTTTTCTCTATTGATAGCTCCTTAGTCCCCACTGCCCCACCTGATCCCCACATGCGGGAGTCAACCTCAACATCTGGTTACAACCCAACAAATTTCAGTTCATTCTCATGGAAAAAAACtatagttaggaaaaaaaaaaaaaaaactatagctaGAAATAGAAGGACACTCCCTTAACATgataaaagcaatatatatatgtacaatatacCACTAACATTATAGTGGTGAAAGGCAGAAAGCTTTTCCCCTAAGCTCAGAAATAAGACAAGGACTTCTTTCACTCCTTCTATTCCACATAGTTCTGGAAGTCCTAATTGGAGCAGTtagtcaaagaaaagaaataagacgTCTAAATtgtaaagaagtaaaattatctctcttcacagatgatatgattttaatatttggaaaatcCTAAAGATTCCTCAAAATGTTAGAATtaagaaattcagcaaagttgcctCATACAAAAGCAACATTCAAAAATCAGTTCTGGTTCTATACACTAACAATGAGCAAGCTGAAAGGATCTTTTTTTCAACTCAACAGTggcatcaaaaataataaaatacttaaaaatgtatctaaccaaggaggtggaAGACTTGTGCACTAAAAGCTACAAAAGATTACAGAAAGAAATTAgggaagacataaataaatgtaaatacatttcatgttcatggattggaagactattgttaaaatgacataccacccaaagtgatctacagattcagtcCAATTCCCTGAAAGTATCAATGGtatttttgcagaaattgacatcctaaaattcatatggaatatcAAGAGctgaatagccaaaacaatgtTGA
This genomic interval from Marmota flaviventris isolate mMarFla1 chromosome 1, mMarFla1.hap1, whole genome shotgun sequence contains the following:
- the Tmem42 gene encoding transmembrane protein 42, coding for MAARSLPQPHTQPPRGAVSATAYPDTPAEVPPHLQAGAMRRRFWGAFNCLCAGAFGALAAAAAKLAFGSEVNMSLCILGIIVMASTNSLMWTFFSRGLSFSMSSAIASVTVTFSNILSSAFLGYVLYGECQEVLWWGGVFLILCGLTLIHRKLPPTWKALPHKQQ